From the Phyllobacterium sp. T1293 genome, the window CAAATACCGCGTTCGCGGTAATGGCCAGATTCGCCCGTGACATCCATTGAAGCGTTACGTCACGATTTTCCGGGGGTGAGCGCTGCGCAATTGCGCATGCCCTTCGTTGAAAAGGGGATGACCGTCGGGTTATTTGGCGGATCGTTCAATCCACCCCATGCCGGACATGCGCTGGTGGCGGAAATTTCATTGCGCCGCCTGCAGCTTGATCAGCTCTGGTGGATCGTTACGCCGGGTAATCCGCTGAAGGACCAACGCCATCTGGCACCACTGGCCGAACGGCTCAAGCTGTGCGAACGTCAGGTACACGATCCGCGCATCAAGGTAACGGCGTTCGAGGCTGCTTATAACGTTCGCTATACGGCTGATACGCTGGCCTTGATCAAGGCGCGCAATCCGGGCGTGAATTTTGTCTGGATCATGGGTGCCGACAATCTTGCGGATTTCCACCGCTGGCAGCGTTGGCAGAAGATCGCCCTGACGTTTCCCATCGCCGTGATCGACCGTCCGGGTTCGACATTGGCGTTCCTGTCGTCGCGCATGGCCAAGACTTTCGACTATGCCCGCTTCGATGAGGAAGACGCGCCGCTGCTGGCGCGGGCACCGGCGCCAGCATGGACTTTCATCCATGGACCACGGTCTTCGCTGTCATCGACGGCGATACGTAACGGGGCGGCAAAACAGCAGGAATGAAATAGTGAACAAAGGTTCGGTCGTCACGTCTTGAAAGTGTCATGCGACTCTGCCTATCTTAATAACGTGCAGCACGATTAAAGGCTGCGGCGCGTTGTTCTTATTGGAAAGGAAATACACTGAGAACAGCAATTCAGAAGAAGGATGCCTTGGCTCCTTCAACGGCGGAGATGAACGGTGAAACTTCCGTTTCTCTTGCCCTCCAGACAGTCCTTGCCAGTCTCGATGACTCCAAGGCTGAAAAAATTGTCCCCATCGATCTTCGTGGAAAATCTGTCATCGGCGACCATATGGTCATCGCATCGGGTCGTTCACACCGTCACGTAACGGCGGTGGCTGATCAGCTCCTGCATGCGCTGAAGGAAAGCGGTCACAGCAATAATGCGAAGGTTGAGGGTCTTGCCAGCGGTGATTGGGTGCTGATCGACACGGGCGATATCATCATCCATATTTTCCGTCCTGAGGTGCGTGAGTTCTACAATCTCGAGAAGATGTGGCTCGCTCCTGAACTCGACGGCGAAACCGTACACTAGAACAGCGTGTGCCGTAACGGCACACGAAACCACTCTGGTGTGAGAAAGTTCTGACGGATTGAAGCGTTCGGGCATCCGGCCATTTGTGGACGCTTTAAACGGCTCACTGGATCTGGACCGGTCATGGACCGGGGCGTTATAGTTTGCGCAGAGTGACGCAAGACTGGAGTGTGCCATGCGTATCACCGTTTTTGCCGTGGGCCGGATGAAATCTGGCCCCGAACGGGAACTGGCAGACCGCTATTTCGACCGGTTGAAAAAGACCGGTTCTCCACTCGGTCTTGAATTCAATACAGTTACGGAAATCACCGAAAGCCGTGCCCAGCAGCCGGAACTGCGCAAGCAGGAAGAATCGGCGAAAGTGCTTGAAGCGCTTGATCAGGGCGGGGTTCTTGTCCTTCTTGACGAGCGCGGCAAAACCATGCCGTCAGAAGACTTCGCCAATGCCATTGCCCGTTTTCGCGATGATGGTAAACGGCAACTGCTTCTGGCGATTGGTGGGCCTGATGGTCACGATGCTTCGCTGCGGGCTCGTGCCGATCTTGTTCTGGCACTCGGGGCCATGACGTGGCCGCATCAGATCGTCCGTATTCTGGTGGCGGAACAACTCTACCGTGCGACGACTATACTTTCAGGCCACCCATATCACAGGGTCTAAAGGAGTTTCGCCACCTCCGGAGGAGATGGCGAAAAACAGGATTGGTGATTTCGATCAATAATCGTCAGGCTGGTAATAACGATCATCGCCATAGTTGCGACGATCATCGCGGCGCGGATAGCGATCATCCCGCCGAGGACGATCATCCTGGTCACGCCAGCGCGGACGCCCGCCGCTATCGGCAAAAACAGCACCGCAACCCTTGTCTACCCAGATCCT encodes:
- a CDS encoding nicotinate-nucleotide adenylyltransferase, whose protein sequence is MPFVEKGMTVGLFGGSFNPPHAGHALVAEISLRRLQLDQLWWIVTPGNPLKDQRHLAPLAERLKLCERQVHDPRIKVTAFEAAYNVRYTADTLALIKARNPGVNFVWIMGADNLADFHRWQRWQKIALTFPIAVIDRPGSTLAFLSSRMAKTFDYARFDEEDAPLLARAPAPAWTFIHGPRSSLSSTAIRNGAAKQQE
- the rsfS gene encoding ribosome silencing factor, with the translated sequence MAPSTAEMNGETSVSLALQTVLASLDDSKAEKIVPIDLRGKSVIGDHMVIASGRSHRHVTAVADQLLHALKESGHSNNAKVEGLASGDWVLIDTGDIIIHIFRPEVREFYNLEKMWLAPELDGETVH
- the rlmH gene encoding 23S rRNA (pseudouridine(1915)-N(3))-methyltransferase RlmH, producing MRITVFAVGRMKSGPERELADRYFDRLKKTGSPLGLEFNTVTEITESRAQQPELRKQEESAKVLEALDQGGVLVLLDERGKTMPSEDFANAIARFRDDGKRQLLLAIGGPDGHDASLRARADLVLALGAMTWPHQIVRILVAEQLYRATTILSGHPYHRV